The sequence CGTTAACCGCTGAAACTCATCTCGTATATTTTGATCAGTGATATCTACATTATCAAGCGCATTCAAGCGACATAAAATTGCAAAATCCTGTACATAATTTTGTTCATTGTAATTATTGCTTCGTACCTCCATGGCGAGCATGTACTTTAAAAGGTGCCGGTTGCGCGGGCAATCATCTAAATAACAGGCTTTTTTCATTTCCCTGGCTGCTACCGTGAATATATGATCATCTGCAGAATATAAACTGTAATTGGAATACTGCATACCTACCAGACTGCGCATAGACACAGGCGTAGACGAGTAAAAATATTTTTCGAAGAGTTCTGAGGCGGGCCTTAAATCGTAATCCTCTTGTGGAATAACATGAACGGCATATAAATAGTCTACATAATTTTTCACAAAACTATCACTAAAACGCATGTATCCTTTTTCCTCGCTGGTAGTCTCTACAAAAATTTTATAACTCTGCGGATAGGCAATCAAAAAAACATGACTTGGCTTTTCCATGATCTGGAAAGGAATTCCGAGATCTGTAAAAATAAGCGCATAGAGCGCCGTTGAGGATACGCAATTGTAATATCCGTTATTAAAAATATCGCAAAAACTATTTTTGTATTCGTACTTTGTAAAGAATTTCCGGTGCACATATTGATGGATATATTTCACCTGTTTTTCTTCACTCTTACCTTTAATAGCTTCCCGTAGTTCATCCACACAAATTTTTATTCTCAGAGAAACAGTCGATAATTTAACGTCGTTGTACGTTTGAGGACTTAAAAGTAAAAGTTCAAGATAACGCGTACTTCCTGCAGTTGATTGAAAAAAAATGGTTCTTTCTTCCTGGTCTTTAAAAGTAAGGTCTCCTTTTTTTACAATAGAATCACCCTGTTGTGCTAAGCCAAATGAAGCAGACAAACAAAAGAACAAGAATAAATACACCTTAGACATCATGAAGACAGGGGAATAATAGCGCTAAATCTACAAAATAAATGGGGATCGCTAAAAACCATGTTATTATTCAAGAAACGCTTTAATGCTTTAGGTGTTACCTGAATTCCGCATTAATGTCCTTCAACATTTCCGAGCCCGGGCAAAGATCTTTGGCAGAGAGCGTATTCAAAGGTTTTTCAGTAGAGTTAATCGTGTGATGCAGATCTTTTGTTTCAGGATTCATATATAAAAGGCCGGTAAGAATTTCACCTTTTTCCTTTGCATTCATCATGGCGTTCACCGCAGAACGTTTATCTAAAGGATCCCAGTCTTTCGCTAATTTATTTAATTGGATAAAAGAACCATCATGCATTTTTACTTTTTCTACACTCCCTTCCTTGTAATTAGCGGTGATCTCTTTCATCTCTGGAACAAAATCGATGGTAGCAGTAGCTTCCACATGTTCTCTTACATAGTCGTAAGATTTTGTAGATCCAACATTGTTATTAAAGGTTACGCAAGGGGAAATCACATTTATAAATGCAAAACCAGGATGCATTATTGCAGCCTTCATTAAAGGAATTAATTGCGCTTTATCACCGGAAAAACTTTGTGCTACAAAAGTAGCGCCTAGCTCTATGGCAAGACTTGCAAGATCTATAGACTCAAAAGGATTTACCTGTCCACTTTTATTTTTCGAACCCAGATCGGCTGTTGCAGAATCCTGTCCTTTTGTTAAACCATAACACCCATTATTCATAACCACATACACCATATTGAGATTTCTTCGTACCACATGTACAAACTGTCCCATACCAATGCTGGCAGTATCTCCGTCGCCCGAAACACCGAAATAAATCAAATCTCGGTTAGCAAGATTCGCCCCCGTCGCAACAGAAGGCATTCTTCCATGTACCGAATTAAAACCATGTGAATTACTTAAAAAATAAGCAGGAGTTTTCGAAGAGCAACCAATGCCTGATAATTTCGCGAGACGATGTGGCTCAATGTTTAATTCAAAAGCGGCCTGAATAACCGAAGCGCTGATAGAATCATGTCCGCAACCTGCACAGAGTGTAGATAGCGAACCTTCATAGTAATCAACAGTATAACCGAGTTTATTGGTGGGTAAGGCTGGGTGACGGAATTTAGGGCGTACGTAGCTCATAAATCTATTTTACTTTTTTATTAGTGAACAAATTCTTTACGATCTCAAGTGCAATGTGATGGGCTGTTATAGGAAGGCCATCATAATTTAAAATGGAAATTAGTTTGTTCGGGTCTACTTGCAATTCGATGCTTATAATGCTTTTCATTTGTGCGTCACGGTTCTGCTCGATCACAAAAACTTTTTTATGTGAAGTAATAAATTCTTCTACTGTTTTATTAAAAGGAAAAGAACGTATGCGTAATGCGTCCAAAGTTATTCCCTGCAATTTTAAGTCATCCATTGCTTCTTCCACCGAATAGGCAGAAGTACCAAAAAACAGGACTCCATTTTCAGAACTATTTTTTTCCTGGTAAAGTTCTGGCTTATGAACCATAGTCTTAGAAGTCTCCCATTTTTTCATGAGACGGTCCATGTTTTTTTTGTAAGCATTTCCGTCTTCCGTATAAACTGCATATTCATCACGCGATGTACCGCGCGTAAAATACGACCCTTTGGTAGGATGTGTGCCCGGATAAGTACGGTAAGGTATTCCATCGTTGTCCACGTCTTTATACCGCCCGAAGCGCTCAATTTTTTCAAGCTGCTCCGCGTTTAACACTTTACCTCTTTTGTATTCGCGTTTATCATCCCACTGCAAGGGGGCAGAAATATGGTCATTCATTCCTAAATCTAAATCGGTCATCACAATGATTGGCGTTTGCAGTTCTTCCGCCAGATCAAAAGCATCAGCTGTCATGTCAAAGCACTCCTTAGGCGTGGAAGGAAACAGTAAAACATGTTTAGTATCCCCATGCGAAGCATAGGCAGCCTCCATTACATCCGATTGCTGTGTGCGCGTTGGCATTCCGGTGGAGGGTCCGGTGCGTTGCACATCAATAAGTACAGCGGGAATTTCGGCGAAATAAGCCAGTCCCAGAAATTCATTCATTAACGAAACACCAGGACCGCTGGTGGCAGTAAATGATCTTGCCCCATTCCAGCCGGCACCAATAACCATGCCTATTGCGGCTAATTCATCTTCCGCCTGAACAATGGCCACTTTTCTTTTCCCTGTCTCTTTATCTAAACGCAAGGTGGCCGAATAATCCATAAATGCTTCAACTACAGATGTAGAAGGAGTTATAGGATACCAGGCAGCTACACTCGCGCCGCCATACACGGCTCCTAATCCACACGCAGAATTTCCATCCATTAAAATTGAATCTTTTAATAACTCCCTTCGCTCTACACGCATGTCTAAGGGATATTTAAAATTCTCACGAATATAATCTCCACCTAGTTGTAAGGCTTTAACGTTGGCGGGAATCAATTTTTCTTTTCCTTTGAACTGGTCTGCCAGCAAGCCTTCGAGCACTTCAAATTCAATAGCGAAAAGCGCTGCTAAAGCGCCAACATAAATAATGTTTTTAAATAATTGACGTTGCCGGGGATCTGAATAATTTTCATTACACATATCCATTAAAGGAATCCCTATGTAGTGTATATCAGAGCGCAGATACTCCTCGTTTAATTTTTTAGAGCTATCATATAATAAATATCCTCCGGGCCTTACCGAAGCAATATCAGCCTTCATACTCTGAGGATTCACCGCTACAAGCAGATCAATCCCTTCGCGGCGACCAAGATAACCTTTCTCACTTACACGTACTTCGTACCATGTTGGTAATCCTTGTATATTGGAAGGAAAAATATTTTTTGGTGTTACAGGAATTCCCATCCTGAAAATAGCCTTCGTAAATAAATGATTCGCACTTGCAGATCCTGTGCCATTTACATTTGCAAAACGCACAACAAAATTATTTATTCCGCTGTTTTTAATTGCAGACCCATTGCTGCCGGTTGATTTAGTGCTTGATGACATTCGTACCTCCCACTTTACTTACGTTATAGAAAAATTTCTGCATGTCCCACGCAGCTGTCGGACAACGCTCTGCACACAATCCGCAGTGCAGACAAACGTTTTCATCTTTTACCATGACTCGTTTTGTAGGCAATGTTCCCGAAACATACAGATCCTGATCGAGTTGTAGTGCCGGCGCTTTCAATTTAGAGCGCAAATCAGATTCGTTTTCTTCATTTTCGGTAAATGTGATGCAGGCAGTGGGGCAAACATCCATACAGGCATCACACTCAATGCATTTGGTTTCTGTAAAAACAGTTTGAACATCACAATTCAAACAACGTTCAGCTTCGTTACAAGCCGTCTGAAGATCAAATCCTAATTCAACTTCTTTCTTAATATTTTTTAAGGTCAGCTGTTTGTCTGCTTGAGGTACTGCATAACGCGAATCTGTTGTCACTTGAGAATCATAACTCCATTCGTGAATTCCCATTTTCTGACTCACAAGATTTACATATGGAGCAGGACGTTCGGTAAGCTGATTTTTTTGCTGACACATTAAGTGCATGGAGATCGCAGCCTGGTGTCCATGAGCTACAGCGGTTATCACATTTTTAGGCCCGAAAGCCGCATCACCACCAAAAAAAACCTTAGGATGTGTAGAGGCAAAAGTTTTTTCATTCACTACAGGCATTCCATCTTTATCAAACTCAACACCCATATCCCGTTCTATCCATGGAAAACTATTCTCCTGTCCCACTGCAATTAAAACATCGTCGGCTTCTACAAAAACCTCTGCTTCACCTGTAGGTACAAGTTTACGCTTATTGTTTTCATACACAGCTTTCACTTTTTCAAAAGTCATTCCTTTTAAAACGCCATTCTCCACCACAAAAGATTTCGGAACATGATTATCCAAAATAGGAATGTCCTCATGTTGCGCATCTTCTTTTTCCCAGGGAGAAGCTTTCATTTCCGAAAAAGGGCTTCTAACTAATACCTTCACATGCTCACCGCCAAGCCTGCGGGCTGTGCGACAGCAGTCCATCGCCGTATTCCCACCACCAAGCACTATTACGTTTTTGCCAATACTCTTTGTATGCTCGAAGGCAACAGAACCTAACCAATTAATTCCAATGTGTATGTTTTTCGCTCCTTCTTTTCGTCCGGGTAAATCAAGATCTCTGCCACGCGGTGCTCCTGTTCCAATAAAAACAGCATCGTAACCCGCGTCTAAAATTTCTTTCAGACTTTTCACATACTGATCAAAATGCTGATGAATACCCAGATCAAGAATATAATTTACCTCTTCATTTAAAACAGTTTCAGGTAAACGAAAAGCAGGAATCTGGCTCCGCATAAATCCGCCACCCAGTTTTTGCTGTTCGAATAAATGCACTTCATACCCTTCAGGGGCCAGGTCACGCGCCACAGTGAGCGATGCGGGACCACCACCAATTAACGCCACCTTTTTTCCATTAGATTTAAATGGAGCTTTGGGCATCATATGCTTTACGTCATCCTTATTATCAGCAGCTACTCGTTTTAAACGGCAAATGGCTACGGGCTCTTCTTCCTTAAGCCGGCCTCTCCGGCACGCCGGTTCACATGGCCGGTCGCAGGTTCTCCCTAATACTCCGGGAAAAACATTGGAATCCCAATTGATCATATATGCATCAGAAAACCTTCCTTCGGCAATTAATCGGATATATTGGGGAACTGGAGTGTGCGCAGGACAAGCGTGCTGGCAATCTACTACTTTGTGAAAATACTCGGGATCTTTAATGTCTGTTGCTTTCAAATTCTTAGGATTAATAGGGAATACTAGAGATGCTTAACAATTAAAGGAACGTGTGATATTCTCAAAAATAAGATATTTTTATTAAAAACAAGCATTCAATAAAAATATACAGAGTATTCTTTATCTGGAACAAACCTAAATAGTGCATCACCCTGGCATTTATTCATACTCCTTAAACCGGGCTTCATCTAAAATGGAGGTTCCGCCGCCTTATTTTCATTTTTCTTTTAGGGGCATCACCTTCAAATACCGTCATAGTACAAAACACAGTCATTTAAATAATTACACTAAAAATTAAGGATCATGAAAAATTCAATAATTACATATCTTTTAGGTTTTTTCTTTTTGATTTCCTGCTTTAAAGCTATGAGCAACATCAAACATTTTTCAGATCCGGATGTTTGTCTTGAAATTGACGGTAAAATTTCTAACGCCAACGATGGTGAAGATAAAACGTGTCTTGTAGAGCTTTTCACTGCAAACAATCTGGTAAGTTGGGCAACATTAAAAGACGGAAAAAAGGCTTTTAAATTTGCCCTTAAAAAAAATACAGTTTATACAATCAGAATTTCTAAACGGGGTTACGTTTCGCGTCTTGTTTGCGTAAATACAAAAACAAGTGCAGATCCTGAGGACTTATTCAGTTTCTCGTTCGAAACAAAACTCTTGAAAAATGAAGAAGCTGAAAAAATGAATAAGGAATTTTTAGACCTTCCCATTGCATTAATTTATTTTGACACCAAAAAAGACTGTTTCATCTACGATAGAGAATATACTTCCAAAGTAAAAAAAGAAGTCGCACTGAAATAAACGCATATAGTACAACAGAAGTACAACGTTGAAGTGAAAGCGCCTATGCGATTCTACTTCAGTGTTGTGTAGAGTTGATTGTTTCTAATCCTGGGGGGGCTTATTAACATCAACATAAAAAAGCCCTTGGTAATGGGGCTTTTTTTATTCTTAAAATAGGTCAAATTTATAGCAGTTTGATTAAAAGATCGATAGAGGTTATTTTACGAGATAAAGTTGCTAAAAATAACCAGCTGATCTCCATCGTCCACTATCAAGAAATTATTTCATACTCAAATCTTGAATTACTGGCTATTTCCAATTGCTCACCAAAACTAAAAATATCTTCATCGTCTTCTTCGTAACGCCATACAATACGCACTGTAGTGGTGTTTGATTTAAAAGTATTTACAAGCCTCAGAATATCCAAAAGCATAAGCGTTGAAGACGTATTGGCATAATACATGGAAAGAGTCAGTTTAAGCGAGGAGGGATTTTTTTTAAGGTACTCATTTAACCAGTCTACTATCTCACTATAAAATTTTTGAGCGTGACTCAATGTTGAAACTCCCGAAATACGGAGGTCCCCATTCAAATTTAATTCTACTTTGGGTGTCTGTGATGTAGCCTCTATAAGTAAGTTATCCATTTTTTTTTTGTGCGATGGGTTATAGGTTTGGATCAATCATTTTGTATCTCAAACTTAACTATTGTTTTAAATACAATTCTCATTGGTTTGGTAAATAATGACTGTTGTTAATAAATGAACTGGTAAATTAATATTCTTTATAATTGAACTTTAGCCTGCAAATTTTCTCAAAAAGCTGGCCCGATTCTTTAAGCACCGTATCATCCTTGGGAAACAACCAGTCAATTTCTGTTTTTTGAAAAAAATCATCGTAAGACGAAGCTTCCTTAAATAAACCAAGTAAACTTTTAATAGAAACAGAGTTTAGGCTTTGTAAGTTAATTACAAAAAGCACTTCAGATCTTATTTTCTTATATTTTTTAAATTCATCCGATACGTGCCCATAAAAATACGCAGCATCTTCCGACACAGAATGCCCCTCTATTGAAAATGTATTTGTGCTATAATTAATTACAACCTCAGGTGTTTTTTTTGTCTTGTGTATAATTATAGTTTTCAATCAGATAATCTTATTTACGCTTCCATTATTTTCATTGTGAATTCACTTTACAGGAAATACTGAAAGCCACGTTTTTAGTGAGGCCGCGTAAATTTACATTTAGTTTACAATGAGTCTTAAAAGCATTAACAAATGAGTTAATTGACCAATAACTGAGGTAATTTTTACGATTTTACCTAAAACGCTGACTGAAAATTTAAGATTCTGACAAACTGATTTATTGTCTAAACACTGATTCTACTCGAAAATTCTTTCATCTTTCTTTGAGAAACGGCCACGTGGTGATCATTATTCATTATTAAGATTCCACTGCGCCCTTTTGTGAATTTTTTTATCTGATTAATATTTATGATAAAAGAATGATGACATCTGTAAAAAAATGCCGGCAATATAGATTCATACTCACCAATGTTTTTTGTAGATACGACGGAGTTTTCCTGTGTATGTATAGTTGTATAAGCACCGTCAGCTTCAAGAAACACTATAGTGTCAAACTTTATAAATTCAAGTCCGGCCGATGTGTAAACCGAAAGAAAATTTGCAACTAAATTTAAATCCTTTTTTGCTTCCCGAACAAGTTTAGAAGCTCGGTCAACTGCAGTAATAAATTCCGTTCTGTTAATAGGCTTTAAAATATAATCTATGGCCTGTGCACGCAAAGCCTGAAGAGTGTAATTGTTATGAGCGGTGATAAAGATAACTTCAAATGTTTTTTCGGCCACCCGCTTTAACACATCGAAACCCGTGCCACCTTTAATATGAATGTCTAGAAAAAGAAGTTCGGGTTTTAGCAGATCTATTTGTGCCACAGCTTCTTCAACGTTATCAACAACTGCTATGACTCTGCAATCCGGAAAATTCTCGGAAATATTTTTTTTTAGCAGTTCCTGGCCTGCGATTTCATCTTCAACTATGAGTGTTCTCATTTTCTTTAAGTGGAATAATAAGTGTGACTTTAGTTCCGGTTTCTTTCAAAGATCCAACATGCTTATCATGAGTGGTCAGCTTCACATGAATGCCATAGATATCTTTTATAATACGTATTTTTTCAGACACAATTTCAAGGCCTTTTGAAGTGTGTCTACCAGGACGATTTTTATTAATTTCGAGTGAACGTTCCCGTCCGATACCATCATCTTCAATAGTACAAATAATACTATTATTTTCCAGCACCATAGCGATATCAATTTTACATTTTTTTGACGAATGATTAATTCCGTGCTTAATAGCATTTTCCACAAAGGGTTGAATAAGGTGCGTTGGAATAAGCATGCTTTCAACATTCTCTGTAACGCTTATCGAAAAATCAAATGAAGGATTCATCCTTTGTTTTTCTAATTCAAGATAAGAAGTAATGATTTGAATTTCGTTTTCGATTGTAATAAAACTTTTAGAACCGCTCTCTAAAAAATTCCGAAGCAATTTCGAAAAGTGATCGATATATAAGTCAGCGTTCTTTTGATCGTTAATGGAAAGATAATATTTGATGCTATTAAGCGAATTAAAAACGAAATGTGGATTCATTTGCGCTTGTATAGCTTGTAATTTCAACTCTGCCATTTGCCTTTGCGTTCGTTCGCGTTCCTCAGCTTTGCGCCTGTAATTCTGAAACCTGTAACGTACAGTAATAAATGTAATAGCAATAAAAAATAAAAACGAAGAAATTCTGAACCAGAGCCGCTCATAAAAGTGAGGTTTGATCTCAAAGCGATAGGTACTTACTCTTGGAAAGGGATCATTAAAGGCATCAACAACTCTTACAGAAAAAGTGTATTTGCCGGGTGGAATCAATTTATAAGTAACCGAGGTTTCTTTACTCAGAGAACTCCAATTGGTTGAATGTTCACCGTCGAGTTTATATTGGTAATAAACATTGTATTTGCCTAAAAAACTCGTTGTCGAAAATTGAAATTCTACCGAAAAGGTTTCTCTCTCAAAGCGGTGTTCGCTGCTATCGTAGGCCGTATCATTAATCAGTACCTTATTGATAACGGGAAGTAAATTACGTTTTGAAGGCGTTTCAGGCACAACAATAACAACACCTTGTAAAGAAGGAAAATAAAAATGATTGGATTTTGATTTTAAATAATTATTCTGAAACCCTCCATTAAATTCTGTGTTAAGAATACCGGCTTCTTCATCGTAGTGAAAAGGTACCAGGTACTTTAATTTTCCCTCGTAGAAATCGGCAAGGTCTTTTTCTTTTATACGCCATAAACCATAATTAGATGTCACATACAAATAACCACTATCATCTTTGGCCAGACAAAAAACATTGTCATTTAAGCGTGCATTAGCCATTTTATTTACGCTGGTTAAGTGCTCTTTATAATAGCAGTATAAACCTCCACCATAAGTGCCAATCCACAATCTGCCCTCTGCGTCTTCATAAAAACAGCGCACTTCTTTTCCCAATATCCCTTCTTTCTTGCCGAGGTGGGCAATGCACTTATAAGTACTATCAAGAATGTAAACTCCCTCATTACCTCCCAAACAGAGGTTGCCATTTTTTAACTGATAAAAAGTTATAATTACCTTTTTAACCACATCCGTTAATACAGGTTTAATAGATTTGGATGAAGCTCCACAAGCCGCCCCATTGCTGGTTCCAATCCATATTGTTCCTTTTCGGTCCTTAAAAATTGCATGCACAGCTCCACTTCTAAGCTGTTTTGGAGCACAAATAGAATCAAACCGCTTTCCATTTTTCGCAAGAATCACACCGTTTTTCCACGTACCTATATATAAACACCCATCAATCTCGGCTAGAGAAGAAATGTGAGGCCTGATTTTTATTTTTGGAAAAACAGTATCTATTGCCAGTTTATAAATAATGCCACTTGGGTTAGCCAGCAATGTTTCACCAGACTTTGTACTGATGATTGAGCATAAAGAAGTGTTTTCATCGAAGCCCTGGTCGGTATAATAAGTGTAGCAATTTTTAAAATGAAGTTTTATAAGTCCTTTTTCACCCGTACCAATAAATAGGCAGTCTTCATTAGAATTATAATAGATCGCCTGAAAAAAAACCGAAGGTAAAGCGTTTATCCTTTTGTAAACATCTGTATAGCCTGTAGTGACGGCATAAAGTCCACGAGTGGTAGCTACGTAAAATTCGTTGCGCCCTATAAAATCAAATTGCGAACAATTGGCAAAAATATTTTTTTTAGGAACAGAAAAAACAATTTTACTCGAAGAATCGGAAATCTTATAGATTACTTTGTCGCCGAGGCTGTAAATACAGCTATCGTAAGGACTCTTTTTAAAATAACGGTAGTCTCCAGAACCTATAGCGAAACTTTGTTTGGAGTTGCATTTATACTTCATCAGCCCCTCTTTTGTGCCGGCTAAGAAAAAATTTTTATCATAAAATAGACTCTCCGCGTTTTTAATTTCTGTTGAGGCAATTTTTTTAAATTGAAGCTTTCCGAGATCGGCAGAATAAATTTCTCCAGATTCATTCATACAAAACATACTGTCACCGCTAATACAAAAAGCTCTAAAGTGATTCAAAAGACGGTACTCCGGGTAAAGCAAGTAAGGATGACCATCAACACCTCTTGCAAATAAACGTGCGTATTTGTTGTTCCATAACACTTTAGTATAAAGTTGCGCTTTGTAAGCGTCATCTTTTATAAAAGGTTTAAATTCAGTTCCGTTGTATTCTAAAATCCCCAGGGCTGTTGCTATAATTAAATTGCCATTAGACTTTGGAACTATATCCAGTATTTGACTCTGAGGTAGTCCGTCACGAGTAGAAAACTGCGTGATTGTAAAAGGCATTTTAAAATCAAAACTTTTTTCAAGCAAATACCCTTTTGTTTGAGAATAATGAGAGAAAGAAAAAATAAATAGCAAGCAATAAAAACACAGTTGTCTCACATGCATAAAGCATTTAATGTTGTAGGGGTTGAATCGTAAATTTATAAATTATATTGATAGAAGCCTTATGTAGACTAATTAAACAAAAACATCACTCACTTATCTTTAATTAAACTCATTTATTAATCTAGTAATTCGTTAAAGTGCTTGTTGTGTTCTAAGTAGTTTTGGAATTCAAAAAAAGCGAAATTTTCAAAAGGCAAATTGATTAAATTTTGAATTAGTAACAAGAGTAAAAAACCGGGACTTGATTATTCAATACTAGACTTCTTGACATAAGTTGAATACAGACGATAATTTCTGGTTCTTTTAGATGTATTTTTTCTACCGCCTATTTTTATTTTTTTTCGAAACTCTAGTAAACAAAAAAGGACTCTTGAAATTCAAGAGTCCTTTTAAGATAGGGTTAATTGCTTTGGTTAAGGTAAAAGTAGTAAAATCAACCGATATATTTTTTTCTTCTTGAAAACTTTTAATACAATCTTGAAAAAGCAGCCTTATTTATTTAATTACTTTTTCTTCTTTTAACTGGTACAGTAATTTACGTTCTCCATTATAAGTGGCTGTAATAAATCCATCCTGAATTTTATTCTGTTGAACTTTTCTCAGAAGTTCCAAAGCCTGGTTATACGTATTAAAGCTTCCCATGGTGAAGCGGGTTACACCATCTTTGTCGGTACGGCGAATAATTTTGGGAAGGCCAACTATACGGTTGTAATTAAAATTTTCAGAAAACTTATAAGCTGCTATTTGTACGTTGTATTTTAAGTTGGGTGTTACAACTTCTCCCTGTTCATTTGTAAAAATGGCGTTGTCTACAAAATCCATGTTTGTTTTTTGAAGTTCATCAGGAGTAGTGTTTTTACTTTCGAGGTTTGTTTCGTAACTATTGGAATTAAATTCAGCAAAAACATTCATCACTATAAAAGAATCAATATTCATTGTACTTAAATGAAGAGTTCTCGGGCTAAACTTATCTACCGAAACTACCAGGTCATACTCATCACCTGCCGCCAGGTTGCTCAAAAATTTTCCTGTTACTTTATTCGCACTTACTTTAAAACGCACATCCTTATTATTTAAGTTAGACCGGATTTCAACTTCTGCACCAACAGGTTTTCCATCAACCGTAATAAGTCCTTCAACCTGAAGCAATACTACAGGTCTGCCTGGAATTCCGGGCTCTACCTTATAAATATCCTGCCCTCCGTCGCCGCCTTTTTTGTGTGACGAATAATAAGCTACTTTGCCATCTGATCGCACTACAAAATAATTATCATCATTCGTTGTATTAATCGGTGAACCAAGATTGTAAGGTGTTTGCCAATCTCCATTTATATAATCGCAACGAAAAATATCGTAGCCGCCAAAACTATTTTTATTATTTGATGAAAAAAACAAAATTCTTCCATCAACCGTTACAAAGGGAGCATCTTCGTCATACTTGGAATTAATCTGCGGACCCAGGTTGGTAATATTCGTCCACATATTATCTTTCACACGCTCTGCCGAATAAAGATCTTTTCCTCCATAACCGCCCTTGCGTTCGCTGGCAAAAATAATTTTATCTTCATTTGGGATAAAACAGGCCGAACCATCCCACTCCGGACTGTTTAATTTAATCTGAAGAACAGGCAACGTCCACTTAGAACCATTTAATTGAGAAAGATAAAGATCCCCTTTTCCTTCCCCGCGATTTCTATACATAAATAATTCTGTAGCGTCAGCATTTAAACTAACTGCAGCGTCATGAGTAGCTGTATTCAGTTCGGCAATTCCGGCTGGATCGCTCCATAGTGTATCATTAATTCTTTTCGACATAAATATATCTTCATAATAAAGCTCAACATTTTCTATGTTCCTTATTTTACTTCCCTTTACTACCTGTTTTCCACCCTTAGCTTTAGGACCACGGTAAGTATAAACCAGCATTTCGCCATTAGAAGGAATAAGCGGACAGTATTCATCGGCCTTTGTATTTACAGGCGAACCCAGGTTGGTAATCTTAACGAAACTTTTTTTCTCTTTAAGATCC is a genomic window of Sphingobacteriaceae bacterium containing:
- a CDS encoding 2-oxoglutarate ferredoxin oxidoreductase subunit beta; protein product: MSYVRPKFRHPALPTNKLGYTVDYYEGSLSTLCAGCGHDSISASVIQAAFELNIEPHRLAKLSGIGCSSKTPAYFLSNSHGFNSVHGRMPSVATGANLANRDLIYFGVSGDGDTASIGMGQFVHVVRRNLNMVYVVMNNGCYGLTKGQDSATADLGSKNKSGQVNPFESIDLASLAIELGATFVAQSFSGDKAQLIPLMKAAIMHPGFAFINVISPCVTFNNNVGSTKSYDYVREHVEATATIDFVPEMKEITANYKEGSVEKVKMHDGSFIQLNKLAKDWDPLDKRSAVNAMMNAKEKGEILTGLLYMNPETKDLHHTINSTEKPLNTLSAKDLCPGSEMLKDINAEFR
- a CDS encoding ferredoxin oxidoreductase; translated protein: MSSSTKSTGSNGSAIKNSGINNFVVRFANVNGTGSASANHLFTKAIFRMGIPVTPKNIFPSNIQGLPTWYEVRVSEKGYLGRREGIDLLVAVNPQSMKADIASVRPGGYLLYDSSKKLNEEYLRSDIHYIGIPLMDMCNENYSDPRQRQLFKNIIYVGALAALFAIEFEVLEGLLADQFKGKEKLIPANVKALQLGGDYIRENFKYPLDMRVERRELLKDSILMDGNSACGLGAVYGGASVAAWYPITPSTSVVEAFMDYSATLRLDKETGKRKVAIVQAEDELAAIGMVIGAGWNGARSFTATSGPGVSLMNEFLGLAYFAEIPAVLIDVQRTGPSTGMPTRTQQSDVMEAAYASHGDTKHVLLFPSTPKECFDMTADAFDLAEELQTPIIVMTDLDLGMNDHISAPLQWDDKREYKRGKVLNAEQLEKIERFGRYKDVDNDGIPYRTYPGTHPTKGSYFTRGTSRDEYAVYTEDGNAYKKNMDRLMKKWETSKTMVHKPELYQEKNSSENGVLFFGTSAYSVEEAMDDLKLQGITLDALRIRSFPFNKTVEEFITSHKKVFVIEQNRDAQMKSIISIELQVDPNKLISILNYDGLPITAHHIALEIVKNLFTNKKVK
- a CDS encoding glutamate synthase; this translates as MKATDIKDPEYFHKVVDCQHACPAHTPVPQYIRLIAEGRFSDAYMINWDSNVFPGVLGRTCDRPCEPACRRGRLKEEEPVAICRLKRVAADNKDDVKHMMPKAPFKSNGKKVALIGGGPASLTVARDLAPEGYEVHLFEQQKLGGGFMRSQIPAFRLPETVLNEEVNYILDLGIHQHFDQYVKSLKEILDAGYDAVFIGTGAPRGRDLDLPGRKEGAKNIHIGINWLGSVAFEHTKSIGKNVIVLGGGNTAMDCCRTARRLGGEHVKVLVRSPFSEMKASPWEKEDAQHEDIPILDNHVPKSFVVENGVLKGMTFEKVKAVYENNKRKLVPTGEAEVFVEADDVLIAVGQENSFPWIERDMGVEFDKDGMPVVNEKTFASTHPKVFFGGDAAFGPKNVITAVAHGHQAAISMHLMCQQKNQLTERPAPYVNLVSQKMGIHEWSYDSQVTTDSRYAVPQADKQLTLKNIKKEVELGFDLQTACNEAERCLNCDVQTVFTETKCIECDACMDVCPTACITFTENEENESDLRSKLKAPALQLDQDLYVSGTLPTKRVMVKDENVCLHCGLCAERCPTAAWDMQKFFYNVSKVGGTNVIKH